From one Variovorax sp. PBL-H6 genomic stretch:
- a CDS encoding protein kinase domain-containing protein, which yields MRSTTATIKPEVKFYEVTPKAESSPAQVSRTPTDTVKQLGLNKHSKERIGFEGRGTVIYAKTWAEPKRAKRLWEAASGRSKNSKNSARAVLDRLEKDVDNRGVSRNPLVQEKLDVVRAQIKESDSVVAKDLHALLDIIPKAEQAHAEQQRKFNANMKVVADKLIKTQRTHYFLKALPSKNVSPTTFTQKSIDDFLNFAKRMAALDVDALGTNPIAHEEIKTAWEFAEIWANATPKAALGSPKATYLIDHLVSLIRNGDMKMNGADRQDLDQFKWVDEKKLIHGTAEFVRDDTPICKNGPYIYRCGTRTVVVKSLHHDDKEKAPQALREARVHAHVTMGKPEHIVGLLGIVQTPEAGPMMVLQHAPNGDANKALLKLQKLGSARASHSLMTMFANMVTGAKNAHAQGVMHLDLKPENYALDENGAPLLIDFGTSRATLAKTMLSPTDSPEFSAPELINGLNNAGTITFEADIWSLGVVLYQFNSPRFDGQDSTDDPRRLLPFPHQGFNTVTVNLINDFITKDERGRLQQLGFDPDNPLPLHQLIIQMLDPNPSRRPSLTDVLEHPSIKSYANQSPAELFAARELILEPPANQLIEV from the coding sequence ATGCGATCAACCACCGCAACCATCAAACCCGAAGTCAAGTTCTACGAAGTAACACCGAAGGCCGAGAGTAGTCCAGCGCAGGTATCGCGCACACCCACCGACACCGTTAAACAACTGGGCTTAAATAAACACTCCAAGGAGCGCATCGGGTTCGAGGGCCGGGGCACGGTCATTTATGCAAAGACGTGGGCAGAGCCTAAGCGTGCCAAGCGTCTATGGGAGGCAGCGAGCGGCCGTTCTAAAAACAGCAAGAATTCAGCAAGAGCTGTCCTAGATCGGCTCGAAAAAGATGTCGACAACAGAGGCGTTTCAAGGAACCCTCTCGTGCAAGAAAAGCTGGATGTGGTACGGGCCCAGATCAAGGAATCGGACTCCGTTGTCGCGAAAGATCTGCACGCGCTGCTGGACATTATCCCCAAGGCGGAGCAAGCCCATGCCGAACAGCAACGGAAATTCAATGCGAACATGAAGGTCGTCGCCGACAAATTGATAAAGACGCAGAGGACTCACTATTTCCTCAAAGCGTTGCCGTCCAAAAATGTGTCTCCTACTACGTTCACCCAGAAATCCATTGACGATTTTCTGAACTTCGCCAAGAGAATGGCTGCTCTCGATGTAGACGCTCTCGGAACGAATCCGATTGCCCACGAAGAGATCAAGACAGCCTGGGAGTTCGCCGAGATCTGGGCCAACGCTACGCCCAAGGCCGCGCTCGGAAGCCCAAAAGCCACATATCTCATTGATCACCTCGTCAGCCTGATACGCAACGGCGATATGAAAATGAATGGCGCCGACAGGCAAGACTTGGACCAATTCAAATGGGTCGACGAGAAAAAGCTCATCCACGGCACGGCCGAGTTCGTGCGTGATGACACCCCCATCTGTAAAAATGGCCCATATATCTACAGGTGCGGCACTAGGACCGTTGTCGTGAAGTCGTTGCACCATGACGACAAAGAAAAGGCGCCCCAAGCCCTGCGGGAAGCTCGGGTACACGCCCACGTAACGATGGGCAAGCCCGAGCACATCGTGGGGCTCCTGGGAATCGTACAAACGCCCGAAGCCGGACCGATGATGGTTCTCCAGCATGCACCAAACGGTGATGCCAACAAGGCTCTATTGAAGCTGCAGAAACTTGGCAGCGCGCGCGCGTCGCATTCGCTCATGACCATGTTCGCGAACATGGTCACGGGGGCGAAGAACGCCCATGCCCAGGGTGTTATGCATCTTGATCTCAAACCCGAGAACTACGCTCTCGATGAGAACGGTGCGCCTTTACTTATCGACTTCGGCACTTCACGCGCGACGCTCGCCAAGACCATGTTGAGCCCGACCGACTCACCCGAGTTCAGTGCCCCAGAACTGATTAACGGACTCAACAACGCAGGAACTATCACCTTTGAGGCCGACATCTGGTCATTGGGAGTGGTTTTGTACCAATTTAATTCGCCACGGTTCGATGGCCAAGACTCGACCGACGACCCTAGACGCCTTCTGCCGTTCCCACACCAGGGATTCAATACAGTCACCGTCAACCTAATCAACGACTTCATCACAAAAGATGAGCGCGGTCGACTCCAGCAGCTTGGATTTGACCCCGACAACCCGTTGCCATTGCACCAGCTCATCATCCAGATGCTTGATCCGAATCCCTCCAGGCGGCCTTCGCTCACGGACGTGCTCGAGCACCCGTCGATCAAGTCCTATGCGAATCAGAGTCCCGCTGAATTGTTCGCTGCGCGCGAGCTGATCCTCGAACCTCCTGCCAATCAACTGATCGAGGTTTGA